The Brevibacillus humidisoli DNA segment CCCCAGTTGCAGGAACGGTCATTTGGACCTCTGGAAGGGAAAACGGCAGATGAACTGCGTCGAGACGAGCAGATCCAAGATGTGGAGGAAATCATGGATGGTTCGTATGGCATCGAGGAGATGGCGCAAGTGAGAGAGCGGATTCGGCAGGGACTATTCCACCTGGCGGCCGCCTACCCTGCAGAACGGCTGCTGATCATTACCCACGGCAGTGTGATCAAATGCATCGGTCAGATGTGCGGACTATCGGTTGGCCTCCTGCCTAATGCCGGTTGGATCAGCATCCCGGCCAGTCGATGGGAGTCTCTGATAAAACGATAGCGAGCAACGTAAGGAACGGGAGCAGAGTCAGGCTAGATAAACAAAAACGGAGAGGAGTGTACAGATGAAAGGAAAACTGTTTGTCATCGGCTTTGGACCGGGGAGTTTCGAACATATCACGAAACGGGCTCGGGACGCGATACAGGAAAGCGAGATCGTGATCGGCTACACCACCTATGTGGAGCTGATCAGCGGGCTGTTGACGGATCAAAAAGTGGTCAGCACTGGCATGACGGAAGAAGTGAGTCGGGCGCGGGAAGCGGTGCGCCAGGCGGAGATGGGCAAAAAAGTAGCTGTCATCTCCAGTGGTGATGCAGGCGTTTATGGGATGGCCGGCTTGATCTACGAGGTATTGGTTGAACAGGGGTGGATCGAAGCCGAGGGAGTGGCCGTTGAAGTGATTCCCGGCATTTCTGCGATCAACTCCTGCGCTGCTCTGTTAGGCGCACCTGTGATGCACGATGCCTGCACGATCAGCTTGAGTGACCATCTGACACCGTGGGAATTGATTGCCAAGCGGATCGATGCGGCTGGGCAGGCTGATTTCGTGATTGCTCTCTACAATCCAAAGAGCGGCCGACGCACGCGGCAGATCGTGGAAGCACAGCAGATCCTGCTCAAGTACCGCTCCCCCGATACTCCTGTCGGGATCGTCAAAAGCGCTTACCGGGAGCGGGAGCATGTCGTGATGACGACGCTGGAAAAGATGCTGGACCACGACATCGGCATGCTGACGACTGTGATCATCGGCAATGAGTCTACGTTTGTCTACGACGGCAAAATGATCACACCTCGCGGCTATCAGCGAAAGTATACGCTGACGGCGGACGAACAGCCGCTCAAACCGCATGAGCGGCTGCGCAAGGAGAACGAGCCATGGGCGCTTGGAGACCGTTCAGACGACGGCCCTTCGACTGAGGATCGGTCAGGAGAGAACCGCATGATTGACGTCCATTCGACTGAGGAGCATTCGAGTATCTCCCGGACGGTCCATGATCGTTCGAACGATGAACGCACAAGTGCAGTCGATCTGCACGTCGGATCACGCACTCCTTATGACTGGGCCGCAGAGGCGTTGATGACGCTGCAGCAGGCACACGGGAGCGCGGTGGCGACCAGCACGGTCGCACCGATTTCCCCATCTACTCCCGCATTTCGGCAGCAGTCGATCTTTGAGTGCGCGGTCAGCCCAGGTGTGGTGAATAAAAAATGGACACCCCAGCAAATGGTGCTGCTGGCTGAAGTGGCTGGGGACAAGGGCGAGATCGAGTATACGCCTCATCATCAGATGATTTTGCGGATTCCGACAGAAGATCCGTCCGCGATCACAGCGCAGCTGCGAGAGGCTGGACTGCTTTTGATGCCGGTAGGTGACGTGGTACAGATCAAGGCCTGCGATTTTTGTGACGGCGAAAAGAAAGATGCGATTCCGTACGCAGAAGAGCTGAACCGGCTGATGGGCGGGCTACAGGCGCCCAAGGAATTGAAGCTGGGTGTCAACGGATGCGGGATGGCCTGCTACGGCGCGGTAAAAGAGGATATCGGCATCGTCTATCGCAAGGGTGCGTTTGATTTGTTCCTGGGAGCCAAGTCTGTCGGCCGCAATGCCCATCCCGGTGTCCCGGTGGCAGAAGGGATTCCCTCAGAGGAGATTGTGCCGCTGTTGGAGCGGATCGTCACCAGGTATCGCGAGGAGGCGTTTCCCAACGAACGCTTTCACAAGTTCTTCAAGCGCGTCGGCGAGATTGAAGGTTTTGCCTATCGGGACATGACCGCCGTGAAGATCGAAGACGCCGTATGCGGCACCTAGGGAGAAAAAAGGAGGAGGTTGGGAAGATGGAGGCAGTGTTGTTTGTCGGCCATGGCAGCAAGGATGCCGCAGGCAATGAGGAAGTGAGGCAGTTCGTCGCCTCGCTGGTTGACGAAGTGGAAGCACCGATTGTGGAGACCTGCTTTCTAGAGTTTGAACCGCCAGACGTCTACAGCGGACTGGAGGCCTGTCTAAGCAGGGGAGCAACCCGGATCGTGGTGATTCCGATCATCTTGTTTTCCGCTGGCCACGCGAAGATCCACATCCCTGCAGCGCTGGATGAGTTTAAGACAAAGCACCCCGATGTGCCCGTTACATATGGACGTCCGGTGGGCATTCACGAGCTGGTGCTGGGAATTCTGGAAGCACGTCTTGATGAAGTGGAGCAATGCGAGGAGCGGCGCGAACAAGAGCTGGCCGTCCTGCTGGTCGGCAGAGGCAGCAGCGATCCGGACGCCAACAGCGACATCTACAAGATGGCTCGCCTGTTCTGGGAGCGCAGCAAGGCGAAATGGGTGGAGCCGGCTTTTATGGGGGTTACGTTTCCCAGCTTTGATGAGGGGATGGAACGCTGCCTCAAGCTGGGGGCACGGCATGTGGTGGTACTGCCGTACTTTCTCTTTACAGGAGTGCTGATCAAGCGGATGGCTGACTACGTGCAGCACTGGCAAACCTCCCGACCCGATGTCCGATTTACGTTGGCAGAGTACTTCGGATTTCACCCGCTGCTCAAAGCAGTACTGAAGGATCGGGTGAGAGAGGCACTTGCCGATGAGGTAAAAATGAACTGCGACACCTGTCAGTACCGTCTCGCGGCAATGGAGCATGTCGGGCACCATCACCACCACCATGATCATGACCATTCACATGACCATGGGCATCACCATCATGGTCACGGATATCATCACCATCACAATCATCATCACCACCATCATCACGATCATGAGCACCATCAAACGGATGGCGATCAGCTTACGCATCAGCAGACAGACCATGAACGGCACGAAACAGACCAAGACCGGCATGGCGCTCCCCAGACGCGGACTGAGCCGACTGTGCGCAAATAGGACATAGTTGCAGGAAAAGAGGAGGAAGGACAGATGATTCTGATGCTGGCCGGTACGAGTGATGCCAGAGAGTTGGCATTGCGCATCAGACAGGAGGGATATGATCTCCTGACCACCGTGGTTACGGAAAACGCGGCCAAGAGTATGCAGGAAGCTGGCCTGCCGGTGAGAGTAGGCAGACTGGCCGCCAGCGAGATAGCCGAGCTGATCAGTCGCCAGCAGGTGAAAGCGGTTGTAGACGCCAGCCACCCGTATGCTGAGGAGGCGTCAAAAAACGCAATCGCCGGGGCAGAGGCGGCAGGTGTTCCCTACATTCGCTATGAACGAGAAAGCATCAGCTCTCCGCAGCACGAGAAGATCACCACCGTCGCTGACTACGTGGAGGCCGCGGAACTAGCCGCCAAAAAGCGTGGTGTGGTGATGCTGACGACAGGCAGCAAGACCCTCTCTATCTTCACGAAACGGCTGCTCGGACTGCCTGACACCACACTGGTCGCCCGCATGCTGCCTCGCCTCGACAATATGCAAAAGTGCGAGGAACTGGGACTGGAACAGAAAAACATCGTCGCCATGCAGGGCCCTTTTTCCAGGGAGCTGAACAAAGCGCTCTACGATCACTACAAGGTGACCCTGATGATCACCAAGGAGAGCGGAAAAGTAGGCGCGTTTGATGAGAAGGTGGAGGCAGCGCTGGAGATGGGGATTGAGACGATTGTCATCGCACGGCCGAAAGTGAGGTACGGGACCAAATGTTCCGACTTTGACAGCGTGCTTAAGCGGCTCAGTCAACTGCAAATCGTAGACGCTGCAGAGCGGAGTACCGCACCATAGGGCTTCAATCAGGATACCCCTGTACAGCAGGGACGGACCACTGGCCTTTTGTTGAACCAAACGTAGAGGAGGAACGACCGTATGGACTTTCGCACGGAGTTTAAACCGGCAACGGTGCAGCCGCAGGAGATTGAGGATAAAAGTTTTCAGATCATCACCGACGAGCTGGGCGAGCATCCCTTTACAGCGGAGCAGTATCCCGTCGTCCAGCGGGTGATCCACGCTTCCGCCGACTTTGAACTGGGCAGAAGCTTGATTTTTCATCCCGATGCGGTGCAGGCGGGGATTCGCGCGATTCGCAGCGGCAAAATCGTGGTCGCTGATGTGCAAATGGTGCAGGTCGGCATTAGCAAGCCGCGCTTGGAGCAGTTTGGCGGCCAAGTGAAGGTGTACATATCGGATCCAGATGTGATCGAGGAGGCCAAGCGCCTCAATACGACACGGGCGATTGTCTCCATGCGCAAAGCGGTACAGGAAGCGGAGGGAGGCATCTTCGCCATCGGCAACGCTCCGACGGCTCTCTTGGAATTGATTCGGCTGGTCAAAGAAGGGGTGGCCAAACCGGGGCTCATCGTCGGGATGCCGGTCGGATTCGTCTCCGCGGCAGAATCCAAAGAAGAATTGGCCAAGCTGGACGTTCCCTTTATCACCAACCTGGGACGCAAGGGCGGAAGCCCCGTCACGGTTGCAGCCGTCAACGCACTCTCCCTGATGGCGGTCCGGGCGTGAGTGCGATGGAGACAAAGGAGGCAAAACCACTCCGTCATGGCTATACGACGGGGGCATGCGCCACGGCAGCGTCAAAAGCGGCGCTGCTTGCCTTGATTACTGGAGAGGCGCCACAGGAGGTGACGATTCCGCTGCCGATCGGTCAGGAGGTTACCTTTTCCTTGGAAAAATGCGGCTTTGAAGCGGGGAAAGCTTACGCGGCCGTAATCAAGGATGGCGGTGACGATCCAGATGCGACGCATGGAGCGTTGATCGAGAGCACCGTCTCCTGGAGCGAGGCGAACGAAATCGAGTTGGACGGCGGCATTGGTGTCGGACGGGTGACCAAGCCCGGCCTGCCCGTGCCGGTAGGGGAAGCGGCGATCAACCCCGTACCGCGCAAGATGATCCGAGAGGCCGTACAGTCTGTATTGAGCCAGTTTGGCATCGATCGCGGCGTGCGGGTCGTGATCTCCGTACCTGACGGGGAAGAGATTGCCAAAAAGACACTAAACGGACGGCTCGGCATTCTTGGCGGGATTTCGATACTGGGAACACGGGGAATTGTCGTTCCCTTTTCCACATCCGCCTACAAAGCCAGCATTGCGCAGGCCGTTAACGTGGCGAGGGAAGCGGGCTGTCGGCACGTGGTACTCTCCACCGGCGGCAAGAGCGAAAAGACGGCGATGGAGCTGTATCCTGACCTGCCGGAGGAAGCGTTTGTGGAGATGGGCGACTTCGTTGGCTTTTCCCTCAAACAGTGCAAACAGAAACAGATCGAGCAGGTCACGCTGGTCGGCATGATGGGCAAGTTCTCCAAGGTGGCACAGGGCGTGATGATGGTCCACTCCAAAAGCGCTCCCGTCGACTTCGACTTTCTCGCCAGGGTTGCGGAGGAAGCAGGGGCGTCGGACGAGTTGCTGGCGGAGATCCGCGGAGCCAACACCGCTTCACAAGTGGGCGACCTGATGGGGGAGCATCCGCTGTTTTTTGAAAAACTGTGCGAATACTGTTGCCGGTCTGGACTGCGGGAAGTACAGGGCGGCATGACGATTGAGACGATCCTGATCACGATGAAAGGGTCTCTGTTGGGAAGGGTGACAGTGAATGAAGCAACCGATTAAGATCATCGGTATCGGGGATGATGGACAGGCGGGACTGCTCCCGCTCTACCGCAGTTGGATTATGGAAAGCGAACTGCTGGTTGGCGGTGAGCGCCACCTTGCTTTTTTTCCTGACTACACCGGGGAGAAGCGGGTGGTAAAAGGAGGGCTTTCCGCACTGGTCGAGAGCTTGGCGGAAGAGAGCAGAGCGACGGTGATTCTGGCTTCTGGCGATCCGCTGTTTTACGGGATTGGCGGCTATCTGGCCAAAAAACTGCCGGTCGAGATCTACCCTGCGCTAAGCTCGATTCAGCTGGCCTTTGCCCGGATGGGAGAGGCCTGGCAGGATGCTTATGTGACCAGTGTACACGGCAGAAGCATGCAGGGATTGGCCCAGCGGATCGACGGTCGGGACAAAGTAGCCCTGCTGACGGATGCCGAAAACAACCCGGCCGCCATTGCCGCCTACCTGTTGAAGTACCAGATGACGGAGTACCGTGCCTTCGTCGGAGAGAACCTGGGCAGTCCACAGGAACGGGTCGGTTGGTACGACCTGCAGGAGATGGCGGAGCGCACCTTTTCCGAATTAAACGTCGTCGTGCTGCGTCGCCAGCAGGCTGGCCCCGTTTGGCCGCTTGGCATCCCTGACGAATCATTTGCCCAGCGCAAGCCGGATAAAGGACTGATCACCAAACAGGAGGTGCGGGTACTCAGTCTGGCCCAGCTGCAGCTAACCCCCGAGAGTGTGGTGTGGGACATCGGTACTTGTACTGGTTCTGTGGCGATTGAGGCGGCGCGGATCGCTCGCGAGGGAGCGGTGTACGCGATCGAAAAAAACGCGGATGATCTGGAGAACTGCCGGGAGAACATGGCTCGGTTCCGTACCGACTTTACGCTGGTGCACGGCAAGGCACCGGATGGACTGGAACAGTTTCCTGATCCAAATGCGGTCTTTATCGGAGGCAGCGGCGGCGAGCTGGCAGAGTTGATCCGCATCTGCTGCGATCGACTGAAGTCGGGCGGGCGGATTGTGGTCAACGCGGCTACAGTGGAGACACTGTACCAGGCGATGCAGGCCTTTGCAGCATCAGGCCACGAGACCAAGGTAACACTGGTCCAGTTGTCACGGAGCAAACCGATATTGTCCATGACCCGCTTTGAAGGACTAAATCCGGTCTATATCGTGACTGCCTATCAAAAAGCAGGAGAGGAGAGCAGCCAGTGAACAACATCGGTACATTGTACGGTATTGGCGTAGGACCGGGCGACCCGGAGCTGATCACGGTCAAAGCGTTTCGCCTGCTGCAGGAAGCACCCGTGATCGCCTATCCCAAAAAACGGATGGGCAGCAAAAGCTATGCCCATCAAATCGCCGAGCTGTACGTGAAGCAGCCGGAAAAAGAGATGCTCGGTCTCGTCTTCCCGATGACCAAGGATGAGGAGATTCTGGCGAGAGAGTGGAGCAACACGGTGGCCCAGGTATGGGAACGGCTGCGCCAAGGGAAAGACGTGGTGTTTGTCACCGAGGGGGACCCGCTGTTTTACAGTACGTTTATCCACATGATGCGGGTGATGAGAGAGACCCATCCCGAGGTGCCGATCAAATCGGTGCCGGGAGTATCCTCTTTTCTCGGAGCAGCGTCCCGGCTGGGGCTGCCGCTGGCGGATGGGGATGAGCAGATCGGGATCATCCCGGCCACGGACGACCGGGAAGCAATGCGTCAGGCCCTGCTCGCCCACGACTGTGTCGTTTTTCTGAAGGTAGCCAAAGTACTGGACATGATTCTGGAGCTGTTGGAAGAACTGGGGCTGACTGATCAAGCATCTGTCGCCAGCAAGGTAACCTCTGCCGAAGAGATGGTCTGGGAGGACGTTCGTGCCCTCAAAGGAGCCGACCTCGGCTATCTAACCCTGATGGTGGTGAGAAAGCAATGAAAGTATACATCGTGGGAGCAGGACCTGGTGATCCCGATCTGATCACGGTAAAAGGGCTGAAGCTGTTGGAGCAGGCTGACGTGGTCCTCTATACCGACTCGCTGGTGAGCGAGGAACTGGTGAGTAGAGCCAATCCCCAGGCAGAGATCATGCAAAGCTCCGGGATGGCCTTGGAAGAGATCGTAGCCGTCATGGTGGAACGGGTTCGACAGCATAAAACGGTGGTACGCCTGCATACCGGTGATCCGTCCGTCTACGGCGCGATTATGGAACAGATTGTTTTGTTGAAGCAAGCAGGCATTGAAGTGGAGATCGTCCCTGGCGTCAGTTCCGTCTTTGCCGCTGCTGCCGCTCTCAATGCGGAACTAACCGTGCCTGATCTGACGCAGACCTTGATCTTGACCCGGGCAGAAGGTAGGACTCCGGTGCCGGAGAGGGAGAAACTGCGCGAACTGGCAGCCCATCACTGCACCCTCGCCCTGTTTCTCAGCGCTACCCTGACCAAAAAAGTGGTCAAGGAATTGCTGGAAGCTGGTTGGAGCGAAGAGACGCCAGTCGCTGTCGTACAGCGGGCTAGTTGGCCGGATCAGGTGATGGTGCGAACCACACTGCGCCACCTGGACGCTGAGATGGGCAAGCACGGCATCCGTTCCCATGCGATGATCCTGGCAGGCTGGGCGCTCGATCCCGAGCTGCATGACAAGGGAGAATACCGATCCAAGCTGTATGACAAAACCTTTACCCATGGGTATCGCAAAGGTGTGAGCGCGCCATGACAATTGAACAGCGTGCCACGACGATTGAACTAAACGAAGCAGAGATTCCTGTCATCCAGCGTAAGGGCGACTACGCGATCGTCGCCATCACCAAACACGGGGTGGAATTGGCGAGACGGCTGCACCGCACCTTTTCGCACGGCGATCTGTACTACATGGGCAAGTTCGCCAAAGGGGACGAGCAAGAACGGCAGATCCAACTGTTCAACGGTAGTGTACGGCTGCTGCTTCCCGCGCTCTGGCCCGCATACAAGGGGATCATTCTGCTGATCTCGCTCGGTGCCGTGGTGCGCATGATCGCGCCGCTGCTGCAGGACAAAAAGACGGATCCAGGCGTGGTCGTCATTGACGACAAGGGCGAACATGTGATCAGCGTCCTCTCCGGTCACCTGGGCGGGGCCAATGAGCTGGCCCGCGAAGTAGCCGCCGTTCTCCAGGCCAAGCCGGTAATCACCACAGCATCTGACGTGCAAAAGACGATTCCGGTCGACTTGTTTGGACGCCGCTTCGGCTGGGAGTGGGAGTCGGCCGACAAGCTAACCCCGGTCAGTGCGTCCGTCGTCAATGAAGAGCGGGTGGCTGTCGTCCAGGAGTCAGGGGAACGCGACTGGTGGATGCACGATACACCGATGCCCGCCAACATCCGTGTCTACTCGTCGATCCAGGAAGCGTTGGCGGACGAACCGCAGGCAGCTCTCGTCGTCACACATCGCCTGCTGGAACCCTCAGAAGAGGCGATCTTGCGCAATGGCGTCCTATACCGGCCCAAAGTAATTGCGCTCGGGATCGGCTGCAACAGGGGCACGTCGGCAGAAGAGATTGAGGCGGTCGTGACGGAGACATTGAGCGAGCTACACGTCTCCATCCGCAGTGTGAAGGCGGTCTGCACGATCGATCTGAAAAAGGATGAGGCGGGACTGCTGGAGGTTTGCGGCAAGTATGGCTGGGAGTTTGTCTATTACACGCCGCAGCAGTTGAACCAGGTGAAGCTGGAAGAACCATCAGAGACCGTCTACAAGTTCACCGGAGCCTACGGCGTCAGCGAGCCAGCCGCCAAGCTGTATACCGGTGAGGATACGCTGCTTTTGACCAAGAAAAAATCGGGCAATGTGACCATATCCGTCGGTCTGCTGCGATTTGCCGAAAGGAGGGGAGAGGCGTGTCCGAGCGAAGGATCGTGATTGCCGGGACAGGCAGCGGAGTAGGGAAGACGACGGTGACGATCGGACTGATGGCTGCACTCAAACGCAGAGGGATGGTCGTGCAGGGATTCAAGTGCGGACCGGACTACATCGACCCAACCTACCATACCGCCGTCACTGGCCGAACCTCGCGCAATCTGGACAGTTGGATGCTGCCGCATGAGGTGGTCAAGGAGATATACGCCAGAGGCAGTGCAGGGGCAGATATCTCGATCATCGAGGGTGTGATGGGCTTCTATGACGGAAAAGAGGCGACCAGCGACAGAGGGAGCACCGCCGAGATCAGCCTCCTCACCCGCTCACCCGTGCTGCTGGTCGTCAACTGTCAGAGCATGGCACGCAGTGCGGCGGCCATCGTCAAAGGATTCCAACTGCTCAATCCCGATGTGCGGATCGTCGCCGTGCTCGCCAACAAAGTGGGCAGCGAAGGGCACTACTGTCTGGTCAAGCAAGCGGTGGAGCAGGAATGCGAGGTCCCGGTCATCGGCTACCTGCAGCGGGAAGAACAGGTGGAGATACCGGAACGCCATCTAGGGTTGGTCCCCTCTGTAGAACGCGGGGAACTGCAGCCGTTGTTTGACCGTCTAGCTGAGTTGATCACCCGCACCGTTGATCTGGATCAACTGCTGGATGCTGCGAGAGCGGAGCCGCTGCTGGTCGAACCGGTGTTGTTCACGAAAGAACAGCAGCCGAAGCGGGTGCGGATCGCTGTCGCCAAAGATGCCGCTTTCCACTTTTACTATCCGGAAAACCTGGAACTGCTGGAAGCGCACGGTGCCGAGTGCGTCTTTTTTTCTCCGCTGGCAGGGGAAGCAGTGCCAGATGGAGTGGATGGCCTGTACATCGGGGGAGGTTTTCCTGAGGAGTTTGCCCGGGAACTGTCGGGAAATCGGCAGGTGATGGATTCCGTTCGACTCGCGATTCAGTCTGGACTGCCTACGCTGGCTGAATGCGGCGGGTTTATGTACTTGACCGAGGAACTAGTAACCACAGAGGGCAAAGTGTACCCGATGGTCGGCATCATCCCCGGACGGATCACGATGCAGAAGCGACTGGCCGCCCTGGGATACCGGGAAGTGCGGGGTGTGCAACCCAACTTTCTGCTGGAGGCCGGAGAATTGGCGAAAGGACACGAGTTCCGCTATTCCACCTACGCTCCACCGGCTGGTGAAGTCCCGTATGCTTACGAGACAAAAGGCTTGCGCGGGATGAAACAGGAAGGCTACGCTAGGGACAATCTGGTCGCTGGCTACACCCACCTGCACTTTGCTTCCAATCCGATGATCGTCACGCGCTGGATTGAGCGCTGTCTGGGGGAAGCAAGCGATGGGTAGAGCATGGCCGTTGATGATCCAGGGAACCAGCTCCGATGCCGGGAAAAGCGTGCTGGCGACTGCGTTTTGCCGGATCTTTGCCCAGGATGGCTACAAGACCGCCCCGTTCAAGTCACAAAACATGGCGCTCAACTCCTACGTCACCGTAGACGGCAAAGAGATTGGCAGGGCGCAGGGGGTACAGGCAGAGGCGGCTGGAATCCTCGCCACGACCGATATGAATCCGATCCTGATCAAACCAACCAGGGATCAGGAATCGCAGATCGTGGTCCACGGCGAGCCGTATACGAACATGAAGGCCGCTGCCTATCGTACGGACTTCTATGCGACGGGATTAGAGATGATTACCGAAGCGTACCACCGTCTCGCAGACGAGTACGATCGGATCGTGATCGAAGGGGCGGGCAGCCCGGCGGAGATCAACTTAAACGACCGGGAGTTGGTCAACATGCGGGTCGCCCGTCTCGCTGATGCGCCAGTGATTCTGGTCGCTGACATCGAGCGCGGCGGGGTGTTCGCCAGCCTCGTCGGCACGCTGCAGCTGCTAGAGCCGGAAGACCGGGAGCGGGTGATCGGAGTGGTGATCAACCGCTTCCGCGGAGATCTCTCACTGCTGCAGCCCGGTCTGGACTGGTTTGAACAGTACACCGGAACACCAGTGCTAGGGGTGGTTCCCTATCTGCCTGACTTGTGGATCGACGCCGAAGACTCGCTGATTCTGCATGCGTACAGCGGACGTATCGACGCTCCCAAGGAGATCGACATCGCCGTGATCCGTTATCCGCGCATCTCCAACTTTACCGACGTCGACCCGTTCTTCGTCGAGCCGGATTGTCGAGTGCGCTATATCTCGCGCCCGGAAGAAC contains these protein-coding regions:
- a CDS encoding histidine phosphatase family protein → MDWIVMRHGETDWNRERRLQGVQDVGLNETGQEQVREACRKLLRQSPPFSRIVSSPLRRARQSAGIAQEMIGVPIVMLPQLQERSFGPLEGKTADELRRDEQIQDVEEIMDGSYGIEEMAQVRERIRQGLFHLAAAYPAERLLIITHGSVIKCIGQMCGLSVGLLPNAGWISIPASRWESLIKR
- the cobJ gene encoding precorrin-3B C(17)-methyltransferase; translation: MKGKLFVIGFGPGSFEHITKRARDAIQESEIVIGYTTYVELISGLLTDQKVVSTGMTEEVSRAREAVRQAEMGKKVAVISSGDAGVYGMAGLIYEVLVEQGWIEAEGVAVEVIPGISAINSCAALLGAPVMHDACTISLSDHLTPWELIAKRIDAAGQADFVIALYNPKSGRRTRQIVEAQQILLKYRSPDTPVGIVKSAYREREHVVMTTLEKMLDHDIGMLTTVIIGNESTFVYDGKMITPRGYQRKYTLTADEQPLKPHERLRKENEPWALGDRSDDGPSTEDRSGENRMIDVHSTEEHSSISRTVHDRSNDERTSAVDLHVGSRTPYDWAAEALMTLQQAHGSAVATSTVAPISPSTPAFRQQSIFECAVSPGVVNKKWTPQQMVLLAEVAGDKGEIEYTPHHQMILRIPTEDPSAITAQLREAGLLLMPVGDVVQIKACDFCDGEKKDAIPYAEELNRLMGGLQAPKELKLGVNGCGMACYGAVKEDIGIVYRKGAFDLFLGAKSVGRNAHPGVPVAEGIPSEEIVPLLERIVTRYREEAFPNERFHKFFKRVGEIEGFAYRDMTAVKIEDAVCGT
- a CDS encoding sirohydrochlorin chelatase, translating into MEAVLFVGHGSKDAAGNEEVRQFVASLVDEVEAPIVETCFLEFEPPDVYSGLEACLSRGATRIVVIPIILFSAGHAKIHIPAALDEFKTKHPDVPVTYGRPVGIHELVLGILEARLDEVEQCEERREQELAVLLVGRGSSDPDANSDIYKMARLFWERSKAKWVEPAFMGVTFPSFDEGMERCLKLGARHVVVLPYFLFTGVLIKRMADYVQHWQTSRPDVRFTLAEYFGFHPLLKAVLKDRVREALADEVKMNCDTCQYRLAAMEHVGHHHHHHDHDHSHDHGHHHHGHGYHHHHNHHHHHHHDHEHHQTDGDQLTHQQTDHERHETDQDRHGAPQTRTEPTVRK
- the cobK gene encoding precorrin-6A reductase, with product MILMLAGTSDARELALRIRQEGYDLLTTVVTENAAKSMQEAGLPVRVGRLAASEIAELISRQQVKAVVDASHPYAEEASKNAIAGAEAAGVPYIRYERESISSPQHEKITTVADYVEAAELAAKKRGVVMLTTGSKTLSIFTKRLLGLPDTTLVARMLPRLDNMQKCEELGLEQKNIVAMQGPFSRELNKALYDHYKVTLMITKESGKVGAFDEKVEAALEMGIETIVIARPKVRYGTKCSDFDSVLKRLSQLQIVDAAERSTAP
- a CDS encoding precorrin-8X methylmutase, with amino-acid sequence MDFRTEFKPATVQPQEIEDKSFQIITDELGEHPFTAEQYPVVQRVIHASADFELGRSLIFHPDAVQAGIRAIRSGKIVVADVQMVQVGISKPRLEQFGGQVKVYISDPDVIEEAKRLNTTRAIVSMRKAVQEAEGGIFAIGNAPTALLELIRLVKEGVAKPGLIVGMPVGFVSAAESKEELAKLDVPFITNLGRKGGSPVTVAAVNALSLMAVRA
- a CDS encoding cobalt-precorrin-5B (C(1))-methyltransferase; this encodes METKEAKPLRHGYTTGACATAASKAALLALITGEAPQEVTIPLPIGQEVTFSLEKCGFEAGKAYAAVIKDGGDDPDATHGALIESTVSWSEANEIELDGGIGVGRVTKPGLPVPVGEAAINPVPRKMIREAVQSVLSQFGIDRGVRVVISVPDGEEIAKKTLNGRLGILGGISILGTRGIVVPFSTSAYKASIAQAVNVAREAGCRHVVLSTGGKSEKTAMELYPDLPEEAFVEMGDFVGFSLKQCKQKQIEQVTLVGMMGKFSKVAQGVMMVHSKSAPVDFDFLARVAEEAGASDELLAEIRGANTASQVGDLMGEHPLFFEKLCEYCCRSGLREVQGGMTIETILITMKGSLLGRVTVNEATD
- the cbiE gene encoding precorrin-6y C5,15-methyltransferase (decarboxylating) subunit CbiE, with translation MKQPIKIIGIGDDGQAGLLPLYRSWIMESELLVGGERHLAFFPDYTGEKRVVKGGLSALVESLAEESRATVILASGDPLFYGIGGYLAKKLPVEIYPALSSIQLAFARMGEAWQDAYVTSVHGRSMQGLAQRIDGRDKVALLTDAENNPAAIAAYLLKYQMTEYRAFVGENLGSPQERVGWYDLQEMAERTFSELNVVVLRRQQAGPVWPLGIPDESFAQRKPDKGLITKQEVRVLSLAQLQLTPESVVWDIGTCTGSVAIEAARIAREGAVYAIEKNADDLENCRENMARFRTDFTLVHGKAPDGLEQFPDPNAVFIGGSGGELAELIRICCDRLKSGGRIVVNAATVETLYQAMQAFAASGHETKVTLVQLSRSKPILSMTRFEGLNPVYIVTAYQKAGEESSQ
- the cobI gene encoding precorrin-2 C(20)-methyltransferase, coding for MNNIGTLYGIGVGPGDPELITVKAFRLLQEAPVIAYPKKRMGSKSYAHQIAELYVKQPEKEMLGLVFPMTKDEEILAREWSNTVAQVWERLRQGKDVVFVTEGDPLFYSTFIHMMRVMRETHPEVPIKSVPGVSSFLGAASRLGLPLADGDEQIGIIPATDDREAMRQALLAHDCVVFLKVAKVLDMILELLEELGLTDQASVASKVTSAEEMVWEDVRALKGADLGYLTLMVVRKQ
- the cobM gene encoding precorrin-4 C(11)-methyltransferase, coding for MKVYIVGAGPGDPDLITVKGLKLLEQADVVLYTDSLVSEELVSRANPQAEIMQSSGMALEEIVAVMVERVRQHKTVVRLHTGDPSVYGAIMEQIVLLKQAGIEVEIVPGVSSVFAAAAALNAELTVPDLTQTLILTRAEGRTPVPEREKLRELAAHHCTLALFLSATLTKKVVKELLEAGWSEETPVAVVQRASWPDQVMVRTTLRHLDAEMGKHGIRSHAMILAGWALDPELHDKGEYRSKLYDKTFTHGYRKGVSAP
- a CDS encoding cobalt-precorrin 5A hydrolase — its product is MTIEQRATTIELNEAEIPVIQRKGDYAIVAITKHGVELARRLHRTFSHGDLYYMGKFAKGDEQERQIQLFNGSVRLLLPALWPAYKGIILLISLGAVVRMIAPLLQDKKTDPGVVVIDDKGEHVISVLSGHLGGANELAREVAAVLQAKPVITTASDVQKTIPVDLFGRRFGWEWESADKLTPVSASVVNEERVAVVQESGERDWWMHDTPMPANIRVYSSIQEALADEPQAALVVTHRLLEPSEEAILRNGVLYRPKVIALGIGCNRGTSAEEIEAVVTETLSELHVSIRSVKAVCTIDLKKDEAGLLEVCGKYGWEFVYYTPQQLNQVKLEEPSETVYKFTGAYGVSEPAAKLYTGEDTLLLTKKKSGNVTISVGLLRFAERRGEACPSEGS